One part of the Dioscorea cayenensis subsp. rotundata cultivar TDr96_F1 chromosome 2, TDr96_F1_v2_PseudoChromosome.rev07_lg8_w22 25.fasta, whole genome shotgun sequence genome encodes these proteins:
- the LOC120277234 gene encoding probable E3 ubiquitin-protein ligase RHB1A isoform X2, with the protein MGCCCSRRAEINRAPIYCPQTSDGGPLSSANGPASSVPASVLVDTNLDTSIPDTFRAPPAPLPYDVGLTHAQTLPSSFGNSGNKTDHVQPADSLSLGEAVSGGTSEGLATAESLKGSVLKSTSDDAHDSAKIAEDEPSKFCEPVSSAVDEEDVCPICLEEYDLENPRILTKCEHHYHLACILEWMERSDTCPVCDQIMVFDQTLYE; encoded by the exons ATGGGCTGCTGCTGTTCCAGAAGGGCAGAGATAAATAGGGCACCAATTTAC TGTCCTCAAACATCAGATGGCGGGCCCTTATCTTCTGCAAATGGCCCGGCCTCTTCTGTTCCTGCCAGTGTACTTGTTGATACAAATCTGGATACATCAATTCCAGACACTTTCCGGGCACCTCCTGCTCCATTGCCCTATGATGTGGGTTTGACACATGCACAAACTTTGCCTTCCAGTTTTGGCAACTCTGGAAACAAGACTGATCATGTACAACCGGCAGATTCACTGTCCCTTGGAGAAGCCGTAAGTGGCGGTACATCTGAAGGTTTGGCTACTGCTGAGAGTTTGAAAGGGTCTGTCCTGAAGAGTACATCTGATGATGCACATGACTCTGCTAAGATAGCtgaagatgaaccatcaaaattcTGTGAACCTGTGTCTTCAgctgtggatgaggaagatgtTTGTCCCATTTGTCTGGAAG AGTATGATTTAGAGAATCCTCGAATTCTCACAAAATGTGAACACCATTATCACCTAGCATGCATTCTTGAGTGGATGGAGAGAAGTGATACTTGTCCTGTGTGTGACCAG attatggTGTTTGACCAGACCCTATATGAGTAG
- the LOC120277234 gene encoding probable E3 ubiquitin-protein ligase RHB1A isoform X1 yields the protein MGCCCSRRAEINRAPIYVYCPQTSDGGPLSSANGPASSVPASVLVDTNLDTSIPDTFRAPPAPLPYDVGLTHAQTLPSSFGNSGNKTDHVQPADSLSLGEAVSGGTSEGLATAESLKGSVLKSTSDDAHDSAKIAEDEPSKFCEPVSSAVDEEDVCPICLEEYDLENPRILTKCEHHYHLACILEWMERSDTCPVCDQIMVFDQTLYE from the exons ATGGGCTGCTGCTGTTCCAGAAGGGCAGAGATAAATAGGGCACCAATTTACGTATAT TGTCCTCAAACATCAGATGGCGGGCCCTTATCTTCTGCAAATGGCCCGGCCTCTTCTGTTCCTGCCAGTGTACTTGTTGATACAAATCTGGATACATCAATTCCAGACACTTTCCGGGCACCTCCTGCTCCATTGCCCTATGATGTGGGTTTGACACATGCACAAACTTTGCCTTCCAGTTTTGGCAACTCTGGAAACAAGACTGATCATGTACAACCGGCAGATTCACTGTCCCTTGGAGAAGCCGTAAGTGGCGGTACATCTGAAGGTTTGGCTACTGCTGAGAGTTTGAAAGGGTCTGTCCTGAAGAGTACATCTGATGATGCACATGACTCTGCTAAGATAGCtgaagatgaaccatcaaaattcTGTGAACCTGTGTCTTCAgctgtggatgaggaagatgtTTGTCCCATTTGTCTGGAAG AGTATGATTTAGAGAATCCTCGAATTCTCACAAAATGTGAACACCATTATCACCTAGCATGCATTCTTGAGTGGATGGAGAGAAGTGATACTTGTCCTGTGTGTGACCAG attatggTGTTTGACCAGACCCTATATGAGTAG